GCCGGTGGAGCGCGTGGCGCCGGGCGTGATCTGGCGCAAGTCGGTCGACCAGCCGGTGCAGACCGGCTACAAGTCGGTCGACGCGATGATCCCGATCGGCCGCGGCCAGCGCGAGCTGGTCATCGGCGACCGCCAGACCGGCAAGACCGCGCTGGCGATCGATGCGGTGATCAACCAGAAGACCACCGGCATCAAGTGCGTGTACGTGGCGATCGGGCAGAAGGCCTCGACCGTCGCCAACATCGTGCGCAAGCTGGAAGAGAACGGCGCGCTGGCGCACACCATCGTGGTCGCCGCGACCGCCTCCGAGTCGGCCGCGATGCAGTACATCAGCGCCTACGCCGGCTGCACCATGGGCGAGTACTTCATGGACCGCGGCGAAGACGCGCTGATCGTGTACGACGATCTGTCCAAGCAGGCCGTGGCCTACCGCCAGATCTCGCTGCTGCTCAAGCGCCCGCCGGGCCGCGAAGCCTATCCGGGCGACGTGTTCTACCTGCACAGCCGCCTGCTGGAGCGCGCCGCGCGCGTGTCCGAGGACTACGTGGAGAAGTTCACCAACGGCGAAGTGAAGGGCAAGACCGGTTCGCTGACCGCGCTGCCGATCATCGAAACGCAGGCCGGCGACGTATCCGCGTTCGTGCCGACCAACGTGATCTCGATCACCGACGGCCAGATATTCCTGGAAACCGATCTGTTCAACGCCGGCATCCGTCCGGCGGTGAACGCCGGTATCTCGGTGTCGCGCGTCGGCGGCGCCGCGCAGACCAAGATCATCAAGAAGCTCTCCGGCGGCATCCGTATCTCGCTGGCGCAGTACCGCGAGCTGGCGGCGTTCGCGCAGTTCGCCTCGGACCTGGACGAAGCCACCCGCAAGCAGCTCGAGCGCGGCCAGCGCGTCACCGAGCTGATGAAGCAGAAGCAGTACCTGCCGATGTCCATCGCCAACCAGGCGCTGTCGATCTACGCGGTCAACGAAGGCTTCCTGGA
This sequence is a window from Xanthomonas sp. CFBP 8443. Protein-coding genes within it:
- the atpA gene encoding F0F1 ATP synthase subunit alpha — its product is MATTLNPSEISELIKNRIEQVKLTAESRNEGTVTSVSDGIVRIFGLADVMQGEMIELPNETYALALNLERDSVGAVVLGDYENLREGDVAKTTGRILEVPVGKELLGRVVNALGEPIDGKGPLGTSQTAPVERVAPGVIWRKSVDQPVQTGYKSVDAMIPIGRGQRELVIGDRQTGKTALAIDAVINQKTTGIKCVYVAIGQKASTVANIVRKLEENGALAHTIVVAATASESAAMQYISAYAGCTMGEYFMDRGEDALIVYDDLSKQAVAYRQISLLLKRPPGREAYPGDVFYLHSRLLERAARVSEDYVEKFTNGEVKGKTGSLTALPIIETQAGDVSAFVPTNVISITDGQIFLETDLFNAGIRPAVNAGISVSRVGGAAQTKIIKKLSGGIRISLAQYRELAAFAQFASDLDEATRKQLERGQRVTELMKQKQYLPMSIANQALSIYAVNEGFLDDVPVNKIGAFEEGLHAHFANTAGELVAKVNDSGDWNGEIEAAFKKGIGEYKTTGSW